A genomic segment from Salvia splendens isolate huo1 chromosome 13, SspV2, whole genome shotgun sequence encodes:
- the LOC121763041 gene encoding vesicle transport protein GOT1-like, giving the protein MMSFEMNDRKKIGLGLTGFGVFFSFLGIIFFFDKGLLAMGNILFFSGVTLTIGLKSSAQFFMKRSNFKGTISFGVGFFLVIIGWPILGMIVEAYGFIVLFSGFWPTLAVFLQKMPIIGWLFQQPIVRSIFDRYRGKRVPV; this is encoded by the exons ATGATGTCCTTTGAGATGAACGATCGTAAAA AAATTGGACTTGGTTTGACGGGGTTCGGAgtgttcttttcgtttcttggGATCATTTTCTTCTTTGATAAAGGTCTACTTGCAATGGGAAAT ATCCTTTTCTTCTCAGGCGTGACATTAACCATAGGGCTCAAGTCTTCTGCCCAGTTCTTCATGAAGCGTTCGAATTTCAAG GGAACAATTTCTTTTGGTGTTGGCTTCTTCTTGGTTATCATTGGATGGCCTATCTTAGGCATGATAGTTGAGGCTTATGGATTTATTGTGCTCTTCAG TGGCTTCTGGCCGACACTGGCTGTATTTCTGCAGAAGATGCCTATTATCGGATGGTTGTTCCAGCAACCTATTGTGAGATCG ATTTTTGATCGTTACCGTGGAAAGCGAGTACCTGTCTGA